Proteins from one Sabethes cyaneus chromosome 2, idSabCyanKW18_F2, whole genome shotgun sequence genomic window:
- the LOC128736329 gene encoding uncharacterized protein LOC128736329, which produces MSVHESELEEISRIVAEKVIGKDSDCAGGVSSGLTEEIQIAPESASDSEGETFGSPTEARRDSFFEQLSKKDPRYKVKLQKTKADDSMAEQTLKQLIDALQVLGVRNTERRFDVRDVKDIVVAFDPDVPTTPTAEQWVETIDKAAALYKANDEWKLQCGIVNLQGASKLWFSGVEVTTWQEFKTKLIRDFPSSVDVVSIHQTMMSRKKLASESIETYFYSHVAMGKKGKLPDEAIIKYIVSGLEGRYGTIAQIGSLPDLLKQLKWLVELKDLKPAENNSRATPSRFVKPTGTMNMKCYRCGTVGHVAATCSEKTSAKIQSVECFRCNQKGHIAKNCGKFGSKEKARIMQEISQQSNFVKNVQIGDCNLDALYDCGSAVTTIKQNCRRALNNIERCDLVLIGFGGNKVNVTEKSTEVLIVDGLNLESAVYVVPNHVQANAVIIGRDILDREDIRFIKEKGSARIEQIVSSDYKDEDAAVSGGRRDVFNVRAFEPIEATEINVDGEEERGRILEVVQRYRHCFAKNYHEMGTAKDCEMVIEMSGSEKPVYTKQYSLEYSREKVVESTVKELMEANIIQPSKSPYNSPTVLVRKKNGDWRMVVDYRAVNARTVKDKWPMPIIEDCLNRLVGGHLFIAMDLFRGYHQIPIAEGSRKFTAFSTPHGHFEYLKMPFGLSNGSAVFQRMIDSVIAPLRSLGFVAYLDDVTFGGGDIEDVMKKLEIFLGKLSEHGLTANLEKTHFLKTSINFLGHEISEGEIRPGIEKVVAIREFPSPTNVRNVREFLGLANYFRRFVKEFSITAEPLTRLTKKEAEFVWNEQQQQAFQNLKEVLISRPVVVMYDPEKDIELHTDACSHGLSGVLLQKMDDGLHAISYFSRKTSETENRKYSYELEALAIVESVERYRKYLLGRQFLIVTDCEAVKKTVEKKQMLPVVARWLLKLQEYDYELVHRKGEKMKHVDCLSRNAVEEPECEEPEPVVAHVMEVSIREDQWLKLLQREDEKLHEIMKIL; this is translated from the coding sequence ATGAGTGTTCATGAAAGTGAATTGGAAGAGATTTCCAGGATAGTTGCTGAAAAGGTTATCGGCAAAGATAGCGATTGCGCGGGTGGTGTATCTAGTGGGTTAACGGAAGAGATCCAGATTGCCCCCGAGAGTGCATCCGATTCGGAAGGAGAAACATTTGGTTCACCCACAGAAGCACGGCGAGACAGTTTTTTTGAACAATTGTCAAAAAAGGACCCACGATATAAAGTTAAATTGCAAAAGACAAAGGCTGACGATTCAATGGCGGAACAAACTCTAAAACAATTAATCGACGCGTTGCAAGTTCTGGGTGTGCGAAATACTGAACGACGATTCGACGTGCGCGACGTTAAAGATATCGTTGTAGCTTTTGACCCTGATGTCCCCACCACCCCAACGGCGGAACAATGGGTTGAAACAATTGATAAAGCTGCTGCTCTGTATAAGGCAAACGATGAGTGGAAGCTGCAGTGTGGCATCGTCAACTTGCAAGGTGCATCAAAATTGTGGTTTAGTGGTGTCGAAGTAACGACATGGCAAGAGTTCAAAACGAAATTGATACGCGATTTTCCCAGTTCGGTAGATGTGGTTAGCATACATCAGACGATGATGAGCCGAAAAAAGTTGGCTAGTGAAAGTATAGAAACGTACTTTTATAGCCATGTTGCGATGGGAAAGAAAGGAAAACTTCCGGACGAAGCTATTATAAAATATATCGTATCGGGTCTAGAAGGTCGCTACGGGACCATCGCGCAGATCGGAAGTCTACCGGATTTGTTGAAGCAGCTGAAGTGGTTGGTTGAGCTAAAAGATCTAAAGCCAGCCGAAAACAATTCTCGTGCTACGCCATCGCGATTTGTTAAGCCGACGGGAACAATGAACATGAAATGCTATCGTTGTGGCACTGTAGGACACGTTGCTGCAACCTGTAGTGAGAAAACCAGTGCAAAAATACAAAGTGTTGAATGTTTTCGCTGTAACCAAAAGGGCCACATAGCGAAAAACTGTGGCAAGTTTGGTTCTAAGGAAAAAGCCAGAATCATGCAAGAGATCAGCCAACAGagcaattttgttaaaaatgtgCAAATTGGTGACTGTAACCTAGACGCGCTGTACGATTGTGGATCGGCAGTTACTACCATAAAGCAAAATTGCCGCCGTGCATTAAATAATATTGAACGATGTGATCTAGTGTTAATCGGGTTCGGCGGGAATAAAGTGAACGTTACGGAAAAAAGCACTGAAGTGCTAATCGTCGATGGATTAAATCTGGAATCGGCTGTGTACGTAGTCCCGAATCACGTACAAGCTAATGCAGTAATTATCGGTCGAGATATTCTTGACCGTGAAGACATACGTTTCATCAAAGAAAAGGGTAGTGCCAGAATAGAACAAATTGTTTCCAGTGACTATAAAGATGAAGATGCAGCTGTTAGTGGTGGCCGGCGAGATGTGTTTAATGTTCGAGCATTTGAACCCATTGAGGCGACGGAAATCAACGTAGATGGCGAAGAAGAACGGGGAAGAATTTTGGAAGTAGTGCAACGATACCGACATTGTTTTGCGAAAAATTACCATGAAATGGGTACGGCAAAGGACTGCGAGATGGTGATCGAAATGTCTGGTTCGGAAAAGCCCGTTTATACCAAACAATATTCCCTGGAATATTCTCGGGAGAAAGTAGTTGAATCAACAGTGAAGGAGTTAATGGAAGCGAACATAATTCAGCCGTCGAAGTCACCATATAATAGTCCGACAGTACTTGTACGAAAAAAGAATGGTGATTGGAGAATGGTCGTCGACTACAGGGCCGTAAATGCGAGAACGGTGAAAGACAAGTGGCCGATGCCAATAATCGAAGATTGTCTAAACAGACTGGTTGGAGGACATTTGTTTATTGCCATGGATTTATTCCGCGGGTATCATCAAATCCCTATCGCGGAAGGCAGTCGTAAATTTACCGCATTTTCAACTCCGCATGGGCATTTTGAATATTTAAAGATGCCATTTGGTTTATCGAACGGAAGTGCAGTGTTTCAACGGATGATAGATTCAGTTATTGCGCCATTGCGGTCGTTGGGATTTGTTGCGTATTTAGACGATGTGACATTCGGAGGCGGCGATATCGAAGACGTTATGAAGAAGCTTGAAATATTTCTGGGCAAGCTGAGCGAACACGGGTTAACGGCAAATTTGGAGAAGACGCATTTTCTCAAAACATCGATCAACTTTTTGGGTCATGAGATAAGTGAAGGTGAGATTCGACCGGGAATTGAGAAAGTCGTTGCAATCCGGGAATTTCCTAGTCCAACGAACGTGAGAAATGTTAGAGAGTTTCTCGGTCTCGCTAACTACTTCAGACGGTTTGTGAAGGAGTTCAGTATTACAGCGGAGCCATTAACTAGACTGACCAAGAAGGAGGCAGAATTCGTCTGGAACGAACAACAGCAGCAAGCTTTTCAGAACCTTAAAGAAGTGCTTATTAGTCGACCGGTTGTAGTTATGTACGATCCCGAGAAAGACATCGAACTACACACAGATGCGTGCTCGCATGGACTGTCGGGCGTTCTGCTGCAAAAGATGGATGACGGTCTTCATGCCATCAGCTATTTCAGTCGCAAAACGTCTGAAACCGAGAATCGAAAATATAGCTATGAGCTTGAGGCTTTAGCGATTGTGGAATCAGTGGAAAGGTATAGAAAATATTTGCTTGGAAGACAGTTTCTGATCGTAACAGACTGTGAAGCCGTTAAAAAGACTGTGGAGAAGAAGCAAATGTTACCGGTAGTGGCAAGATGGTTATTAAAACTACAGGAATATGACTATGAACTAGTGCACCGGAAGGGTGAAAAGATGAAACATGTAGACTGCTTAAGCCGTAATGCCGTTGAAGAGCCGGAATGCGAAGAACCGGAACCAGTAGTGGCACATGTCATGGAAGTGAGCATTCGTGAAGATCAGTGGCTGAAGCTGTTGCAGCGTGAGGACGAAAAGCTGCACGagattatgaaaattttatga